The following are encoded in a window of Flavobacterium psychrotrophum genomic DNA:
- a CDS encoding glycosyltransferase family protein: protein MDTPQKKLKILYAVQGTGNGHLSRAMDVIPCLQKHGDVDILVSGIQGDLQLPFKVKYKLKGLSFIFGKKGGVDLVKTVLKANLPRLIKSIRKLPVEDYDLVVNDFEPVSAWACYFRHKTCVAVSHQSAVLDKAFPLPEEPDRKGRLILKNYAPADYSYGFHFYPVGENIFTPVIRNQVREREITNKGHYTAYLPSYDDKTLVKRLSEYPDAVWDVFSKHCKKQKQYGNITIRPINNEQFTASMASSAGIFCGAGFETPAEALFLGKKLLVIPMKNQYEQQLNAAALQHIGVPVIKSLSPKYAEVINDWLTNGKVIPVNYPDTTQAIIDRVIERHRPA, encoded by the coding sequence ATGGATACTCCTCAAAAAAAACTAAAAATACTCTATGCCGTTCAGGGTACCGGTAATGGCCACCTAAGCCGTGCTATGGATGTTATACCCTGCCTGCAAAAGCACGGCGACGTAGATATACTGGTAAGCGGTATCCAGGGCGATTTGCAACTACCATTTAAGGTTAAATACAAGCTGAAAGGGCTTAGTTTTATTTTTGGAAAAAAAGGAGGTGTAGACCTTGTAAAAACGGTTTTAAAGGCTAACCTGCCACGTCTTATAAAAAGCATACGCAAATTGCCGGTAGAAGATTATGACCTTGTGGTAAACGATTTTGAGCCGGTAAGCGCCTGGGCGTGCTACTTTAGGCACAAGACCTGTGTAGCCGTAAGCCACCAGTCGGCAGTGTTAGATAAGGCATTTCCGCTGCCGGAAGAACCGGACCGTAAAGGCCGCCTTATCCTTAAAAATTATGCCCCGGCAGATTATAGCTATGGTTTTCATTTTTACCCCGTTGGCGAAAATATCTTTACTCCGGTTATACGCAACCAGGTTCGTGAACGCGAAATTACCAATAAAGGGCACTACACGGCGTATCTACCTTCTTACGACGATAAAACGCTGGTGAAAAGACTATCTGAATATCCTGATGCTGTGTGGGATGTGTTTAGTAAGCATTGCAAAAAGCAAAAGCAATATGGCAACATTACCATACGGCCTATAAATAACGAACAGTTTACAGCAAGCATGGCTTCATCTGCCGGAATATTTTGCGGTGCCGGATTTGAAACCCCTGCTGAAGCATTGTTTTTAGGTAAAAAGCTACTGGTTATACCGATGAAAAACCAGTATGAGCAGCAGCTTAATGCCGCAGCCCTGCAACATATTGGCGTACCGGTTATTAAAAGCCTGAGCCCTAAATATGCTGAGGTTATTAACGACTGGCTTACTAATGGTAAAGTTATTCCTGTAAATTATCCTGATACTACCCAGGCCATTATAGACCGTGTTATAGAGAGGCACAGGCCGGCTTAA
- a CDS encoding putative quinol monooxygenase, with protein MKIYLTALIKSKPEYTEEVLALLQNMVINSRKEPACLQYDLHRDNDDENTFVFYEIWNSEAELAHHNEQPYLKAFVAIIDEKLQQAPVIHKMSIL; from the coding sequence ATGAAGATTTATTTAACAGCGCTTATAAAAAGTAAGCCGGAATATACCGAAGAAGTTTTAGCCTTATTGCAAAACATGGTCATTAACAGCCGCAAAGAACCGGCTTGCCTGCAATATGACCTGCATCGTGATAACGATGATGAAAACACTTTTGTTTTTTATGAAATATGGAATAGCGAAGCCGAACTTGCACACCATAATGAGCAACCTTATTTAAAAGCATTTGTTGCCATCATAGACGAAAAATTGCAACAGGCACCTGTTATACACAAGATGTCAATTCTTTAA
- a CDS encoding GH1 family beta-glucosidase: protein MEQLDDAVLHRSRFGTDFLWGVSTAAFQIEGAHDTDDKGLSIWDVFTTQKGAIKGGHHAQMATNFYHGYKDDIALIGELNIPNFRFSLSWSRIMPQGQGEVSQKGIDYYNNLIDHLLESGIEPWVTLYHWDLPYALEKQGGWTNRESIKWFADYAEVCARHFGDRVKNWMVVNEPSVFTGAGYFLGIHAPGRRGIKNYLKAVHHVTLATSEGARRVRAILPDANLGTTFSCTLVEPASDKEKDVAAAKRVDTLLNRAFIEPILGLGYPEKDLPVIKKMTGYIQPGDEERAAFDFDFIGIQCYTREVVKSSRLTPYVGASLVKASKRQVVTTEMGWEVYPPSIYQLIKKFDAYPQIKKLIITENGAAFPDTVIFDEVRDGRRTKYIKDHLQQVLKAKEEGANIHGYFVWSLTDNFEWAEGYHARFGLIHVDFETQKRTIKQSGRWFAQFLKDA, encoded by the coding sequence ATGGAGCAATTAGACGATGCAGTTTTGCACAGATCCCGCTTTGGGACAGATTTCTTGTGGGGTGTATCAACGGCGGCTTTCCAGATTGAAGGGGCGCATGATACCGATGATAAAGGACTTTCTATATGGGATGTTTTTACCACACAAAAAGGAGCAATTAAAGGTGGCCACCATGCACAAATGGCTACCAATTTTTACCACGGTTATAAAGATGATATTGCCCTTATAGGAGAACTCAATATACCCAATTTCCGATTTTCGCTGAGCTGGTCGCGCATCATGCCGCAAGGGCAGGGAGAAGTATCTCAAAAGGGAATTGATTACTACAACAATCTTATCGATCATTTGCTGGAAAGCGGCATAGAGCCCTGGGTAACTTTATACCATTGGGATTTACCCTACGCGCTTGAAAAACAAGGCGGCTGGACAAACCGCGAAAGCATAAAGTGGTTTGCAGATTATGCTGAGGTTTGCGCACGCCACTTTGGCGACCGTGTAAAGAACTGGATGGTTGTAAATGAGCCATCGGTATTTACAGGCGCGGGCTACTTTTTGGGTATTCACGCACCGGGTAGGCGCGGTATCAAGAATTATCTAAAGGCGGTACACCACGTTACACTTGCTACATCCGAAGGCGCACGCAGGGTAAGGGCTATATTGCCGGATGCAAATTTAGGCACTACATTTTCGTGTACGCTGGTAGAGCCGGCATCTGATAAAGAAAAAGATGTGGCTGCTGCTAAACGTGTAGATACACTGCTAAACCGTGCTTTTATAGAGCCCATTTTAGGGCTGGGATATCCTGAAAAAGATCTTCCGGTTATAAAGAAAATGACAGGTTACATACAGCCTGGCGATGAAGAGCGCGCAGCTTTTGACTTTGATTTTATAGGGATACAGTGTTATACACGTGAGGTTGTAAAATCATCAAGGCTTACACCTTATGTTGGCGCATCTCTGGTTAAGGCCAGCAAGAGGCAGGTAGTTACTACCGAAATGGGCTGGGAGGTATATCCACCATCAATTTATCAGCTGATAAAAAAGTTTGATGCCTATCCACAAATAAAAAAGCTTATTATAACAGAGAATGGTGCTGCCTTTCCTGATACCGTAATATTTGATGAGGTGCGCGATGGCCGCCGTACAAAATATATTAAAGACCACCTGCAACAGGTGCTTAAGGCTAAAGAAGAAGGTGCGAACATACACGGTTATTTTGTGTGGAGCCTTACCGATAATTTTGAGTGGGCAGAAGGATACCATGCCCGCTTTGGTTTGATCCACGTAGATTTTGAAACCCAAAAGCGCACCATAAAACAATCGGGCCGCTGGTTTGCACAGTTTTTAAAAGATGCCTAA
- a CDS encoding LysR family transcriptional regulator — translation MVNLEWYRTFKAIYSTGTLTGAANTLFISQPGVSLHLSSLESYVGYKLFERTGRKMQPTERAKALFNAIAAPIAKLEEAEKTFQKSTEKHTPTISIGMCFETFQTTLEKYIHTLPFNVILCFGEYPEMLDNLDKGLLDLIVTPHKGVSAGVVHEAFSSETLIMVGGNEVDSSAFAKVLKGKDNVEIEAWLKGQKWYGTTGDMEHLFRFWELNFNKRPDFRPNYIVPNINSIVRCLSGGVGLAVVPNFLCSREIEEGLIKKVWEGHKKLKNTLYFGCRKNTIYSAEIEHLKGLFREVMPAA, via the coding sequence ATGGTTAATTTAGAATGGTACCGCACTTTTAAGGCGATATATAGTACAGGTACCTTAACAGGAGCCGCTAATACCTTATTCATATCTCAACCCGGGGTAAGCCTGCACCTTAGCTCACTGGAAAGCTATGTAGGCTACAAGCTATTTGAGCGTACCGGCCGAAAAATGCAGCCTACAGAGCGTGCAAAAGCGTTGTTTAATGCCATTGCTGCACCTATAGCTAAGCTGGAAGAGGCAGAAAAAACCTTCCAGAAAAGTACAGAGAAGCATACACCTACGATCAGTATCGGGATGTGTTTTGAAACCTTCCAGACCACACTGGAAAAATACATTCATACACTCCCATTTAATGTAATATTATGTTTTGGCGAATATCCTGAAATGCTTGATAACCTTGACAAGGGCTTGTTGGATCTTATTGTAACACCCCATAAAGGTGTTTCTGCAGGTGTAGTGCACGAGGCTTTTTCTTCTGAAACACTTATAATGGTGGGGGGAAATGAGGTTGATAGTTCAGCTTTTGCTAAAGTGCTCAAAGGAAAAGATAATGTAGAGATAGAAGCCTGGCTAAAGGGACAAAAATGGTATGGCACTACGGGAGATATGGAGCACCTGTTCCGGTTTTGGGAACTCAATTTTAACAAGCGTCCTGATTTCAGGCCAAATTACATAGTACCAAACATCAACTCTATAGTGCGTTGCCTTTCGGGCGGGGTAGGGCTGGCAGTGGTACCCAATTTTTTATGTAGCAGGGAGATAGAAGAAGGGCTGATAAAAAAAGTATGGGAAGGGCATAAAAAATTAAAGAACACCTTATACTTTGGTTGCCGTAAAAACACAATTTACAGCGCTGAGATAGAACATCTTAAAGGGCTGTTTAGAGAGGTAATGCCTGCTGCTTAA
- a CDS encoding NAD-dependent epimerase/dehydratase family protein has protein sequence MSIKVIITGATGMVGEGVLFECLENPDVSEILIIGRRAYGLQHPKVKELTVPDFFTLDSYANQISGYDACLFCAGISSVGMNEEKYTHITYDTTRAFANSVLKVNPSLVFCFVSGSQTDGTEKGSVMWARVKGRTENALAQLSFTAEYNFRPGVMLTAKGQKNGKPLYYSITKVIQFFSAKSVITLSELGKAMINAITKGYDKQVLEISDIKKLAKV, from the coding sequence ATGTCTATAAAAGTAATAATAACCGGAGCCACCGGAATGGTAGGTGAAGGTGTTTTGTTTGAATGCCTTGAAAACCCTGATGTAAGCGAAATACTTATTATTGGTCGTCGCGCCTATGGCCTTCAACACCCAAAAGTAAAAGAACTCACAGTACCCGATTTCTTTACGCTGGATAGTTATGCCAATCAGATCTCGGGGTACGATGCCTGCTTGTTTTGCGCCGGAATAAGTTCTGTAGGTATGAACGAAGAAAAGTATACACACATAACATATGATACTACACGGGCATTTGCCAACAGCGTGCTTAAGGTAAATCCATCTTTAGTATTTTGCTTTGTATCCGGTTCTCAGACCGATGGTACTGAGAAAGGCAGTGTTATGTGGGCACGTGTAAAAGGCCGTACCGAAAATGCGCTTGCACAACTTTCTTTTACTGCTGAGTATAATTTTCGCCCGGGTGTAATGCTTACAGCTAAAGGGCAAAAAAACGGCAAGCCACTTTACTACAGCATTACAAAAGTGATTCAGTTCTTTTCTGCAAAAAGTGTAATAACCCTTAGCGAACTGGGCAAAGCCATGATAAATGCAATTACAAAAGGCTATGATAAACAGGTACTGGAAATAAGCGATATTAAAAAACTGGCAAAAGTTTAA
- a CDS encoding helix-turn-helix domain-containing protein: MNTINSISEFHRLVTLPEPLHPLISVVSVQDMRFADNTVWEHFSLNFYCISLKKDVTGKVKYGRQYYDYNKGAMTFTAPKQIQSLDAPHDDILGPEAGNGYALLIHPEFLYSHPLAATIKNYGFFSYAVNEALHLSEREEKNIADIFQKISDEYQHIDKHTQDIILSQVDLLLNYSNRFYERQFITRKAINHDVLTKMEQLLNNFFDNKDTLVNGIPTVEFLASNLNISAHYLSDMLRTLTGQSAQQHIHEKLIEKAKEYLSTTKLSVAEIAYQLGFEYPQSFNKLFKKKMNVSPLEFRQTFINY; this comes from the coding sequence ATGAATACAATAAACTCCATATCAGAATTTCATAGGCTGGTAACACTGCCGGAGCCGCTGCATCCGCTTATAAGTGTAGTAAGCGTACAGGATATGCGCTTTGCAGACAATACTGTATGGGAACATTTTTCGCTGAACTTTTACTGTATATCCTTAAAAAAAGACGTTACAGGAAAAGTAAAATATGGCCGCCAGTACTATGACTACAATAAAGGCGCAATGACTTTTACTGCTCCTAAACAAATACAATCGCTTGACGCACCGCACGACGACATCCTTGGCCCTGAAGCCGGTAATGGTTATGCGTTGCTCATTCATCCGGAATTTCTGTATAGCCATCCGCTTGCGGCTACAATAAAAAACTATGGCTTTTTTTCGTATGCGGTAAATGAGGCGCTGCATCTTTCTGAAAGGGAAGAGAAAAACATTGCAGATATCTTTCAAAAAATAAGCGATGAATACCAGCACATTGATAAGCACACACAGGATATCATCCTATCTCAGGTCGACTTGTTGCTTAACTACAGCAACCGTTTTTATGAAAGGCAGTTTATTACCCGAAAGGCGATAAACCATGATGTACTCACAAAGATGGAACAACTGCTAAACAATTTTTTTGATAATAAAGATACACTCGTAAACGGAATACCTACAGTAGAGTTTCTGGCATCTAACCTCAACATTTCTGCACACTACCTTAGCGATATGCTACGCACGCTAACCGGGCAGAGCGCACAGCAGCATATACATGAAAAACTTATAGAAAAAGCGAAAGAATACCTAAGCACCACAAAACTTTCGGTTGCAGAAATAGCTTACCAGCTAGGTTTTGAATACCCACAGTCATTCAATAAGCTATTCAAAAAAAAAATGAACGTATCGCCGTTGGAATTCCGGCAAACGTTCATTAACTATTAA
- a CDS encoding AraC family transcriptional regulator, protein MTNPSEIIPGVLFYSYLAKMRKDKVGFFEHNTLVLQVSGLFTLETSDEKVSMSTGNMLLIRKNQLGEITKVPLNGEDYQTIVIILKEDMLRKMALEQHLDKVAKYMGAPNVLIPENDFLKGFFQSVIPYVHQSEKITEALGELKIKEAVQLLIHIMPELKEFLFDFSEPHKIDLEKFMVNNYHYNVPVEKFAHLTGRSLAGFKRDFQKTFGMAPRQWLQEKRLTEAMHLIEKKHQKPSAIYLDLGFESLSHFSSSFKKKFGKAPTEWAI, encoded by the coding sequence ATGACAAATCCATCAGAAATTATACCGGGTGTACTTTTTTATTCTTACCTCGCTAAAATGCGGAAGGATAAAGTGGGCTTTTTTGAACACAATACCCTGGTGCTGCAGGTATCGGGGCTTTTTACACTGGAAACGTCTGATGAAAAGGTATCTATGAGTACCGGTAATATGCTGCTGATACGCAAAAACCAGTTAGGCGAAATTACCAAGGTACCGCTAAACGGAGAGGATTACCAAACCATTGTAATTATACTTAAAGAAGATATGCTGCGAAAGATGGCATTGGAACAGCATTTAGATAAGGTTGCAAAATACATGGGAGCTCCTAATGTGCTTATTCCTGAAAATGATTTCCTGAAGGGGTTTTTCCAGTCGGTCATACCCTATGTACATCAGTCCGAAAAAATTACCGAGGCACTTGGCGAACTTAAAATAAAAGAGGCCGTACAGCTACTAATTCATATAATGCCGGAGTTAAAAGAATTTTTGTTCGACTTTTCTGAACCACACAAAATAGACCTGGAAAAGTTTATGGTAAATAATTACCATTATAATGTGCCTGTCGAAAAATTTGCACACCTTACCGGCCGCAGCCTGGCAGGGTTTAAGCGCGACTTCCAGAAAACATTTGGTATGGCACCCCGGCAGTGGCTTCAGGAAAAAAGACTTACTGAGGCTATGCACCTCATCGAAAAGAAGCACCAAAAACCATCTGCCATTTATCTGGACTTAGGTTTTGAAAGCCTTTCTCATTTTTCATCTTCTTTTAAAAAGAAGTTTGGCAAAGCACCTACCGAATGGGCTATTTAA
- a CDS encoding SDR family oxidoreductase → MQKTIFITGASSGLGKATAILFQSKGWNVIATMRNPEKETELTLLPNVTLLPLDVTDTEQIKATVAKAVSLHSIDVVFNNAGYGLMGALEALTDVQIVKQVNTNLLGVLRVTQAFIPHFREKKNGVFISTTSMGGLLAFPLHSIYHATKFAIEGWSESMSFELGLHNIKIKTVAPGGIVTDFLSRSLDRTLNSEYSEIEDKLFPMMDNMMDNAATAAQIAEIVFEAATDDKDQVRYVAGEDAKAMYARRLEIGSEEARKEIREQILG, encoded by the coding sequence ATGCAGAAGACAATTTTTATTACAGGCGCGTCATCAGGGTTAGGAAAAGCTACAGCAATTTTATTTCAGTCAAAAGGCTGGAATGTAATAGCCACTATGCGCAACCCAGAAAAAGAAACAGAACTTACCCTTTTACCTAACGTTACATTACTTCCGTTAGATGTTACCGATACTGAACAAATAAAAGCCACCGTAGCTAAGGCCGTGTCGCTACACAGTATAGATGTAGTGTTTAACAACGCCGGTTACGGATTAATGGGCGCACTGGAAGCCCTTACCGATGTACAAATAGTAAAACAGGTAAACACGAATCTCCTCGGTGTATTAAGGGTAACACAGGCATTTATTCCACACTTTCGCGAAAAGAAAAACGGGGTTTTTATCAGCACTACCTCTATGGGTGGCTTGCTGGCATTTCCGCTGCACTCTATTTATCATGCTACTAAGTTTGCCATTGAGGGCTGGTCAGAGAGTATGTCTTTTGAGCTGGGGCTACACAACATAAAAATAAAGACTGTGGCTCCCGGTGGTATTGTTACCGATTTTTTAAGCAGGTCGCTGGACAGGACTTTAAACAGTGAATACTCCGAGATAGAAGATAAGCTGTTTCCAATGATGGATAACATGATGGATAATGCCGCAACAGCCGCACAAATAGCCGAAATTGTATTTGAGGCAGCTACTGATGATAAAGACCAGGTGCGCTATGTAGCCGGCGAAGATGCAAAGGCTATGTATGCACGCCGCCTTGAAATAGGTAGTGAAGAAGCACGGAAAGAAATAAGAGAACAAATTTTAGGATAA
- a CDS encoding NAD(P)H-dependent oxidoreductase — protein MKNIFVINGAQNFGHSGGAYNNTVATVTKEFFANHAEYNVQVTNIEEGYDPDNEVIKFTQADVIVYHTPIWWFQVPFGLKKYLDEVFTAGHRKGIYNSDGRHAATPEVGYGTGGTMHGKHYMVTTTWNAPATAFTLPGEFFEETSVDDGVLFGFHRMNAFVGLNKINGFHFHDVMKNPDMEFEMGRYKKHLESIFETEPVNI, from the coding sequence ATGAAGAACATATTTGTAATAAACGGAGCGCAAAATTTTGGACACTCTGGTGGTGCCTACAACAATACGGTAGCTACTGTAACTAAAGAATTTTTCGCAAACCATGCCGAATATAACGTACAGGTAACAAACATTGAAGAAGGATATGACCCTGATAATGAAGTAATAAAATTTACCCAGGCCGATGTAATTGTTTACCATACACCCATCTGGTGGTTTCAGGTACCATTCGGGCTTAAAAAATATCTAGACGAGGTATTTACCGCCGGCCATCGCAAGGGCATTTATAATAGTGATGGGCGCCATGCTGCTACTCCCGAAGTAGGTTACGGCACCGGTGGCACCATGCATGGTAAACACTATATGGTTACCACAACCTGGAACGCACCTGCTACTGCCTTTACCCTTCCCGGAGAATTTTTTGAAGAAACAAGTGTAGATGATGGTGTGCTGTTTGGCTTTCACCGTATGAATGCCTTTGTCGGTCTTAACAAAATTAACGGTTTTCACTTTCATGATGTGATGAAAAATCCGGATATGGAGTTTGAAATGGGCCGTTATAAGAAACACCTGGAAAGCATTTTTGAAACTGAACCTGTAAACATTTAA